One genomic region from Salvia hispanica cultivar TCC Black 2014 chromosome 2, UniMelb_Shisp_WGS_1.0, whole genome shotgun sequence encodes:
- the LOC125207257 gene encoding ultraviolet-B receptor UVR8, with protein MADEGKIQSTNTSVTEGVTGPIRRVLVISAGASHSVALLSGNVVCSWGRGEDGQLGHGDAEDRFSPTQLSVLDDQEIVSVTCGADHTTAYSKSQVQVYSWGWGDFGRLGHGNSSDLFSPQPIKALQGLQIKQIACGDSHCLAVTMEGEVQSWGRNQNGQLGLGTTEDSLVPRKIEAFEGILVKMVAAGAEHTAAVTEGGELYGWGWGRYGNLGLGDRDDRLLPAKVATVEGETMVLVACGWRHTISISSSGSLFTYGWSKYGQLGHGDFEDHLIPHKLEALRDHHISQISGGWRHTMAATTDGKLYGWGWNKFGQVGVGNNTDHCSPVQVKFPLNQKVVNISCGWRHTLAVTDRQNVFSWGRGTNGQLGHGDAVDRNVPKIIEALSMDGSSGQHIEASKVDVSSEKSWVSPTQRYAVVPNENAQEPSIGMLGGNRNDASVPESDVKRMRI; from the exons CTGGGAATGTTGTTTGCTCTTGGGGAAGGGGAGAAGACGGACAATTAGGCCATGGAGATGCTGAAGATCGCTTCTCTCCTACACAGTTAAGTGTATTGGATGATCAAGAAATAGTTTCTGTTACTTGTGGAGCTGATCATACAACTGCGTATTCCAAATCACAAGTTCAAGTATACAGCTGGGGATG GGGTGATTTTGGGAGGTTAGGCCATGGAAATTCTAGTGACTTGTTTTCTCCTCAACCGATCAAAGCTTTACAAGGCCTGCAGATAAAGCAAATTGCTTGTGGAGACAGCCATTGTTTGGCAGTGACTATGGAAGGCGAAGTACAAAG TTGGGGACGGAATCAAAATGGTCAACTAGGACTTGGTACCACTGAGGATTCTCTTGTACCCCGAAAGATTGAAGCTTTTGAG GGGATATTAGTCAAAATGGTAGCCGCTGGTGCTGAACATACAGCTGCTGTAACAGAAGGCGGTGAACTTTACGGTTGGGGCTGGGGTAGATATGGTAATTTAGGTTTAGGTGATCGAGATGACCGCCTACTTCCAGCAAAAGTTGCAACTGTTGAG GGAGAAACAATGGTCCTGGTAGCTTGTGGATGGCGACATACAATATCTATTTCCTCCTCGGGGAGTTTGTTCACATATGGATGGAGCAAATATGGCCAGCTTGGGCATGGGGATTTTGAGGACCATCTAATCCCTCATAAGCTGGAAGCTTTACGTGATCATCATATATCTCAA ATTTCAGGTGGTTGGAGACATACAATGGCTGCGACAACTGATGGAAAACTATATGGCTGGGGCTGGAATAAG TTTGGACAAGTTGGTGTTGGCAACAATACAGATCATTGCTCACCTGTGCAAGTCAAATTTCCACTTAATCAG AAAGTAGTGAATATCTCATGTGGATGGAGGCATACCCTTGCTGTGACAGACAGACAAAATGTCTTCTCATGGGGAAGGGGTACCAATGGCCAGCTAGGGCATGGCGACGCTGTTGACAG AAATGTTCCGAAGATCATAGAGGCATTAAGCATGGATGGATCAAGCGGACAGCATATAGAGGCCTCCAAAGTTGACGTCTCATCAG AAAAAAGTTGGGTGTCCCCGACTCAGAGATATGCAGTCGTTCCAAATGAGAAT GCTCAGGAACCGTCGATTGGTATGTTAGGCGGCAACAGAAACGACGCGAGTGTCCCTGAGAGCGATGTAAAAAGGATGAGGATTTGA